The genomic DNA GTGATGTCCTGCCCCAGGCGCGCGATTTCCGCGAGGTCGGGGTAAAGGAAGATGTCACGCATGGTTTCCCCGGCCACGCGGCTGGCGGTTTCGCCGGCTTTATGTCCGCCCATGCCGTCGCACACGATGATGAGGTTCTTCTTCCTGGAATAGTAGAAGAAATCCTCGTTGCTTTCCCGTACTGTGCCGCGATCGGTGGCAGCCGCCATCAATATTTCCATGACATGCCTCGTGACCTCGGTTTCAGCTCCTGGCAAATTTGCGCCGCTGCTGGCGCAGCAGGAAATTGCCGAGATTCGCCAGCACAATGACGGCGGCACTGAAGAGCAGCATGGCATCATAGGGGCCGGTGGTGCGTTCGACATAAGTGACGGCGGCGCGATTGCTGGCATCGGCATAGCGCTGGCCCCAGACGATGGTGCCGGCAGCCACGCGGCGGTTGCTGCGAAAATCGTTCACCGTCCCGTCATAGTTGAGCACCAGAATGTCCATGGTATTGTTGGCGCCGACATCGCCCAGCAACGGCATGTCGGCGGGATGCTTGAGCGCCTTGTGTTCCGCCCACAGCGTGCTGCCATTCCGGCCATCGAGAACCTTGATGATGCCCAATTGCTCCACCAGTACGACATCGGTGTGGCGATCCTTGTTGAAGTCGAACAGCGCCGGCAAATGAAGAATCGAACCACTGCTGACCCGCCACAAACTCGTTTGCTGCCGGCCCTCGCGGCCGGCGCCGGAAAACGCCACCAGCGAGCTGTCCGCACCCACCACCACCACGTCGCTGCGGCCATCACCATCCACATCCCCCAAAGTGAATGGATAATTGAAGTCGGTCACCGGCATGCCGGCGGGTGCCAGCGTGCTCCACCACAATTCCCGTGCTTTGATTTTGCCCTCCGGCGTCCGCTCCGAAATGTCGAGGGAGACCAGGTTGCCCTGAATGCTGGAAACCACCAGATCCGGGCGCTGGTCGCCGTTGAGGTCGGCAACCCCCACCGGATGACGGATTTGATTGTCTTCGTTGTAGCTGCCCTTCAGTTTGTTGAGACTGAGATTGATGTCGACTGTGCCGGCCAGGCGGCGTTCGGCGCCATCGAAGATCAGCACCAGCCCGCGATCGGTGCCGATCAGAATTTCGTCACAGCCGTCCTTGTTCAAATCCGCGGTGGACAGCGGCGCCTGCGTCACCAGCCCCATTTTCACCTCCACCCACTCGGGCTTAAAGATGCGGGCATAGCCGATCTCGAGTTTGCCATCCGTGCTCATCACCGCCACATCCGGACTGTCATTGCGATCGAAACGACCGACCACCGGCGGTCCGATGATTTTGGATTCGAAGAAGGGGCTGGTCCAAATCTCCGCGCCATACAGGCCGTCGATGGCCACCAGATGCGCGTCGGCGGTCAGCGCGACGAGATCATCATTGCCGTCATCGTTCAAGTCGGCGGCGGTGGCGGGGAAACTGTGATCCAGCACGATGCCGCTGGATTGCCAGAGCCGGCGCCGGCTGTGGCCGTCAATGGTCACCAGCGTGCCGTTGCCTTTGGTGACCACCAAATCGATGTATTTGTCGGCATTGACATGCGCCAGCAACGGTTTGGGCGGTATGCCCAGGTCCGATTTGGACAGCTTGAGGGTATTTTTTTCCAGGTCGGTCAGGTCGATTTTGGTGAAAATCTTGCTTTGCATCTGCAGCGGATTGGGCGTGTGCGTGATAATGGCGCGCGCCTGCCACGCCAGCACGCCGATAACCAGTGCGATGGCGGTCAACACACCAGCCCCGACATTCATCGCCAGGGAGCGATAGCGCAGCCACCAGGCGCCGGCACGCCGGGGAAAGGAAAAATCCCAGTTGCCCTCGGCGACAAAGCGGAAAATCGTGCTCTGCTGGTCGCTCACAATTTCGATCTCATCGCCGGGTGTGATCAGCCACTCATCGGTTTCGCTGAGCATGTCCTGATTCAAATACGTGCGGCTTTTGCTGCGCTTGTCGCTCAGGTAGAATTTGTTGTCGCGATAGGTGATGGTGGCATGGCGGCGTGAGATGCTGGGATCCACCTCGCCTTTGCGATTCTCGCGGATCACGATATCGTTCAGCCGGCTGTCGCGACCGATGCGGGTTTCGCCGAAATTGACCTGATAGCGCTTGCCCAAATACGGGCCGTAAATCGCCAGCAGGTAGTAGGGCGACTTCTCGACCTCGCGGCCGGCTTGAAAGCCGTCTTTCTCCTCCTCGGCAGAGACTTGCTCCAGCACCTCGGAGAGTTCCTTCTTCAGACTGTCGGCTTTGAACTCCTCGGTCTCCTCCAGTCGTTTGATGCGATCCTGATCACTGGGCTCGTTAATATCGAAGAAGCGCGGCTCGGCTGCAGGTTCGCCGGGGCTGGTGGCCTCGCCCTGCATCACGTCGATCACCGCGTCTTTGACGTCGCTCCAAAAATCATTCGCCGGGTTGCGACCGGCCCGGTCACCAGCCGGCGCCTCTGCTGCCTCCAGGGGATTGCGAAAGACCAGCGTATGATCGCCGATTTGAATCACATCGCCGTCATGAATTTCCGTGCGGTCGTGGATGCGGCGGTTGTTCACCTGGGTGCCGAAAGCACTTTTCAGATCGCGCACAAAGTACCGGTTGCCCTGGCGCTCAATGTGCAGATGGTTCATCGAAACCTGCCGGTCGGCGATGACCACATCGTTGCCGGCCTGGGAGCCAACCGTGAAAACGGTGTTGGCACCTTTCAATTGAAATTCCGCCAACACCTCCGCCTTTTTTTTCAGAACCAGCTTGGGCATGATCTCTTCTCCCTTCCCATGGAAGGCTGTGACATTAATCCCTTAACGCAATCATGAAACCGACTGCAGTTTGAACACCAGGCGCTTGTTCGTGGCGCTCACTTTCAGCTCCTTCACCGCCAGCCGATAGCCGAACTTTTTGACACGAAAACGGTATTGCCCCGGCGCCAGCTTGTTGACCGCCGTGCCATTCTCCTCGGTCTGGCCGAAAAAGGCGGGCACGGCATTGGGCTGCGTCAGCGGTTGATAACTGATCTGCACGCCGCTCAAGGGGGCCTCGGTTTGTTCATCCTGCACCACCACTTCCACCTCGATCCGCTCACCTTCCATGCGGGCAATTGCGATGTTGCCGGTGGGCGGGATGGTCAGGGTGTAATCCTGATAACCTTCCTTGGACAGAATGGCGGTGTAGGTGTAGGGCAGCAGCGTCAACTCGCATGGCGTGGTGGAGCGGGTGCGCACACGCTGCCCGCCGGAGATCAACTCCACCACGCGCGCCCCGATGTCATTGTCGCCGGGATCGGAGCCGTCTTTGGCAAAGATGCGCACCACGCGCGACAAGACCTCGTGGTAGGTCGAAGGCGTGTTGGCGTCAACCGTAATGCTGAAGGACTTGGGCAGAAAGCCGGGCTTCTGCAGGGTGATGGTGTGGCTGCCGGTGGCCAGCAGCAGTTCGCTGCTGTAGCCGGTCATGCCCATCGGGCTGGTGCCGTCATTGACGTAAATTTCGGCATGATCGGGAACCGAGGTGATGGTGATGGCCTTGGCAAAGATGCCTTCCAGCGCGTAGTGTTCGCGCTGTTCTTCAATGCGTTGAAAACGCCAAAGCCGCCGGTCCGTGATGGTCTCGATGCCCTCCAGCGTGTTGAGCGTGAAGCCGCGCAGCGGCGAGAGACCCTCTTTGCGCATCTCGATTTCCAGCGGATCGCCCACCTCCCACACCACCCGGCAGGGCGTGAGCTGGGTATACTTGACATTGTTCAAGTAGACCTCGGCACCCTCCGGCTTCGAAGAAATCTCCAGAACGGTCTTGAAGCGGAAAACATACGGCAGATTCTGATCGCGCGGGCCCTCCCCGATGATTGAGGCGCGGCCTTGTGGCGCCACTTGAATGGAGCGCGTGATCGGCTCGAAGCGGGGCAGGGTGAGGGTCAGCTTGTGCACCCCCGGTGAAATCTTCTCGATCGCCAGCGGCGTGGTTTTCGGCAGCAGGCGGTCGTCGAGATAGACCTGGGCATTCGGTGGAAAGGAAACCAGCCGGATGGCCGGCGGAAAGAGAAAGTCGTAAATCGAGGCGCCCCATGCCGTCCAGCGCGTGAAGGTGTCCACCAGCGTAAACAACAGGAATGCTGCCAGCACACCCCCGACGCTCAGGAAAATCGTCTTCTTGTGTGAGCGTGCCGACAGGCGAATCACATCGATAATGGTGCGGACTTCCTCTTCCTCTTCCTCCTCGGCGATGACCTTGTAAAAGGCAACATCCTGCGGTTCACTGCCGCCTTTGGCACGTTGCTCAACATCCTCGGGCTCGGGCGTGAGCTCGAGCTCCTCGGGGAAATCCCGCTGGGTTGTGCCGCTGCGCCATTCGAACTCGTCCTGTGCTGTGTTGCTGCTGCGCGGCTGCTGCGCGGTGGAACGATTCCTGGGCGTCGCTTCAAAACCCCGGTCGTCGCCGCCTTCTGCCGTAAACACATCGTTCAGGGTTGTGGCTTCCCCCGCGTGCGGGTCGGCAGCCGGCATCTCTTCAAAGCCCGCAAAGCCGCCCAACCGGCCGGACTCGCTGTCGGCGCCAGAAGCGGCACGCGATTCTTGTGCCGGTGCGACCCGCGCCACCGCGTTCGCCAGTTCCATGGCATAGTCCAATGCGGGCGCATGCTGCGAGAGATAGCTCATCAGCTCCATGTACATTTGGTTGGCCGATTGAAACCGCTGACTCGGCTCGCGCTGAATCGCCTTCTCGACAATTTTGATCAAGGCAGCCGGCACACGATTTTCCGCCAGCAGGGAGAGATCCCACTCGCCGTTGCGCAGATGCCGGATCATGGTCTCGGCATCCTGCTCCTTGAACAGCCGCTGGCCGGTGAGCGCTTCATAGAAGACCACGCCCAGGGAGAACAAATCCGCGCGTTGATCCAGGCTGCCGCTGCCATTCACCTGCTCCGGCGCCAGATAGGTCAGTTTGCCCTGCACCACCACTTCATTCTTGCGGTGGTTGTCAGCCTGATGGCGGCGTGCGCCGGCCAGACCAAAATCGATGATTTTCACTTCGCCCAGACGGTTCAGCATGATATTCCCAGGCGAAATGTCCTGATGCACGAGATGCAGGGGCTGGTGGGTGTCCGGGTCCCGCCGGGTGTGGGCATAGTCCAGGCCGGCGCAAATCTCCGCCACGATGTAGGCGGCGAGATAGGGCGGCAACAGCGCCGGCTCTTTGCGGCTGGCGCGGATGAGTTTGCCCAGATCGATGCCATCGACATATTCCATGATGATGTAGAACTGGCCGCCCTCGCCGCGCCGGATGTCATAGATGCGCACGATATTGCGATGATTGAGGCGCGCAATTGCCAGCGACTCTGCCTGGAAAATGTCGATGTATCTGGCCTCGCCGATCAACTCCGGCGGAATAGCCTTGATCGCGACCGGCTTGTCAAACAGGCGGTCACGGCCGTAATAGATGACGCCGAATCCGCCGCGTTTGATCTCGTAGATTATCTCATATTTGTCGTCCAAAACTTTTGCGACTTCCATGGACTCACCTTTCTAAAGCTCGGTTGACGCGATGCAGGCCGGTGATGCAGATCGTGGGTCAGAGGGATCATCGCCAGATTGAGGGGGAATGAAGCGGCTCTTCAGCCCAAGGAGGAACGACCAAGTTTTCGTCCTAAACGCCCGACCCGACGCCCAGAGCCAGGGAGGGCCGAGGCTGGCCGCGGCTTTGCGTGCGGCTCACAACAAGCGCGAGGCCAAGAGCGATTCATCCTAAATCTAACTGGCGCACACCGTTTTTGCGGAAATACCCCGCCGTAACCTTCAGTCAGACCTTCAACCTACGTCCAGGCATGCTTCTCTTCGATCACGGCCTGCATATCTATACCATCACCTTTGTCACTTTGCGAATTGTCATGTCGTTCTTTCGCGGAGAAAGCAGGGAGCGATCCCGTGGAGACAAGTGGAAGAGAAATGTCACGTTGACCACGCGATTTGGGTGCGTGGTCAGCATGACAAACCGCCGGTATTCTTGCCACAAAAGTTGTGTCCCCCCCGCCGGCAGGGAAGACCAATGACCGGCGGTTGGCCGCGGCAAAACGAAGGTGGCATGACGGCATGGCGTGAAGCCAACCCTTGCAAGCATGCCAAGAAATAGCTTGCTTTTTAGGCTGAATCTTCTATATTGCCGGTCGTCCGTAAAAAATCGCGGGGTGGAGCAGTCTGGTAGCTCGTTGGGCTCATAACCCAAAGGTCGGAGGTTCAAATCCTCCCCCCGCAACCAAGCCAAAGTCATTCAAAAAGGGAATCCACGTGATTCCCTTTTTAATTTTCAGCCGGAGACAGAGATGGCAAGTTCGCAAACCGCCTATTGCTGGAATGACGATGTCTGGCCATGATCCCGGAATGCCCCTGTCCACGATAGAATCCTCACCGCCTGCGAGCACGGTTGGTTTTGCCCTGCCTGATTTTTGTTCCACGACTTGCCACTTGCTTCATTGCCGGGGCTGCCCTGCTGACGTGTGACTCCCGAAACTTCACCTGCCTCGACATGGATCAGCCCAGGATTTTGCTTTTTGTTGCATGCAGAGTACGAACGCAGCGGGAATCGCTTGTGGCAGCACGCCCGCGGAATGCAGCTCCTGCGCTCAAGCCGGGGTATGGTTCCTGCATTTTGCATCCTCATTTTTGCCACCTTTCACCTGAGAATAAATTCTCATGCGTAAAGCTGAAACCGCCTGAAGGCGGCTGCCCACCAATCGGGTAATAAGCCGGCCTTGGCCAACTTGCGCTTTGAGCCTGCGATTGCAATCGCAGGCTCAAAGCGCACCATGACCCATGCAAAATTCAGATGGTTGCTTGCCCGTCCTGGCGCTTTGATGAATCAGAGCCGCCAAACTCCCAAGGTTTTGGCTGTGTCCGTGCCAGCCTGCGATGAGGTCCGGGAAGCGTTTTTTAACACAATCTTTTTCGCAGCTTGATCGGCTGACAAAGGAAACATGTTAACATGCAACGATCAGAATGCCACGCCGGCTCTCTCTCAGAACGGCCCGTTGAGGCGGCTCGATCACCAATCCCGGGAGCCTGAGAAAGCAACAATGAGGCGGGCAAAAGAAAACGGTTGACTCACAAAGCGATTTTTATATATTACGCAAGTGCCATAATTTTTACGAAGACGCCACGACGCATCGGTTGGAGAAGACAACCGGTCGCAGTGAAGGTGGTGACAGAGCAGAGGTTCGGTAGAGTGCCGCTGTACGCGCAACCTGCACTCATGGAGAGGGGAGAGAGAGATCGCAGCCCAAGGGTTGTGATTTCTGCGAAAAACGGTGCTTACCCTTGCACAATTTACTCTTAATAAAAAGAAAGAAGGATGGAATGAAAAAGGGAGGGAGAGGATTGTGAGGGTAAGAAAAATCAATGGCTGGCCATGAGGAAAGGTCAAATGTAGGACAGATGGGTGGTTGACTCACTCTACTTTTGCTTTTTCCTGGTGGTTGTTTGGTGTTCTGGTACGCAGTAGTTCAATGCAGGGCGGCCGGAGGCCGTGACGAGTTTCAAGGTGAAATCTTTGGGTAGGTGGCATGGAGGACGGTCTTTCCACTGGGCTGTGAAAATCTTTCCTCCACTCGCCCTCCTTGATTATCCGCCGTACAGGATGTGCTCATTGACGTATTGTATCAGCCATTGCTCCGTCAGCTAGGGAAACAATTACGGTATGAGCATATCTCCATTCCAATCAATCATTTCTCCACAATCAAATTAAAACTGCACTCTGCGAGGTTTGCAACGGAGATGTGCGTTCGATCGCGGTAGAGAAGCTCGCCGCACTCACTATCCTGAAGTCCTGCAATTTTAACGGGTGGCGGGGTTTTCGCTGAAACTGCGCCGTCCCTTTGTTTTTTTATTGTTCTTTCCCTGTTGCCGAGTCAAAAGCAGAAGCCCCACTCCCTAACCACGTCTGGCCAGACATGTCCGCGGGTGTGGAAACTTCCGATGGGGGTTTTTTGCCCGAAACGGCGTGTTCCCAACGGGGCTTCTTGCATTGCTGTGAATATCAGGTCATGCCCTGTCGGGTCTGCCTGTTCACATTTTTTTCAGCTCAAGACATAAAGACCATATCATGCCAGCAGATTCGCGCAATTCCCATTGACAATTCCCATGCCAGCGATGTTACGACACGACTGAGCAGCGCAGGTGGGAGCAATGATTCGGAGGATTTTATGCGGTAAGCAAATGAAACAATATCGTTAGGGGAGTGCCCGATTAGCACACAATGACCGCCCGCAGTTGGCTGAAATCCCAGCTTCCAGCCCGCTTGCCAATCGGTCACTAAGTACCCCGGGATTTCGCATGGTGTCTAACCGTGTTCCTTGGGCACTCCTGCAACAGGTTGGTATGCAAAAATGCCCGAGCAGTTTGACTTTGCATAGCTGATTTGATTTCCGCAAGGGATGGTGTGGGTCCAGAGAGAGTCGAACAGCGGAGGTTCACTTCTCTCCACAGGAAGGGCAAGGGTCGGCCATGAGCACGCATGCGAATCGTTTTTTTGAGTTGAATCAGCAACCTGTCAGCTTGGTTGAACTGTTGCGC from candidate division KSB1 bacterium includes the following:
- a CDS encoding FHA domain-containing protein produces the protein MPKLVLKKKAEVLAEFQLKGANTVFTVGSQAGNDVVIADRQVSMNHLHIERQGNRYFVRDLKSAFGTQVNNRRIHDRTEIHDGDVIQIGDHTLVFRNPLEAAEAPAGDRAGRNPANDFWSDVKDAVIDVMQGEATSPGEPAAEPRFFDINEPSDQDRIKRLEETEEFKADSLKKELSEVLEQVSAEEEKDGFQAGREVEKSPYYLLAIYGPYLGKRYQVNFGETRIGRDSRLNDIVIRENRKGEVDPSISRRHATITYRDNKFYLSDKRSKSRTYLNQDMLSETDEWLITPGDEIEIVSDQQSTIFRFVAEGNWDFSFPRRAGAWWLRYRSLAMNVGAGVLTAIALVIGVLAWQARAIITHTPNPLQMQSKIFTKIDLTDLEKNTLKLSKSDLGIPPKPLLAHVNADKYIDLVVTKGNGTLVTIDGHSRRRLWQSSGIVLDHSFPATAADLNDDGNDDLVALTADAHLVAIDGLYGAEIWTSPFFESKIIGPPVVGRFDRNDSPDVAVMSTDGKLEIGYARIFKPEWVEVKMGLVTQAPLSTADLNKDGCDEILIGTDRGLVLIFDGAERRLAGTVDINLSLNKLKGSYNEDNQIRHPVGVADLNGDQRPDLVVSSIQGNLVSLDISERTPEGKIKARELWWSTLAPAGMPVTDFNYPFTLGDVDGDGRSDVVVVGADSSLVAFSGAGREGRQQTSLWRVSSGSILHLPALFDFNKDRHTDVVLVEQLGIIKVLDGRNGSTLWAEHKALKHPADMPLLGDVGANNTMDILVLNYDGTVNDFRSNRRVAAGTIVWGQRYADASNRAAVTYVERTTGPYDAMLLFSAAVIVLANLGNFLLRQQRRKFARS
- a CDS encoding PEGA domain-containing protein — encoded protein: MEVAKVLDDKYEIIYEIKRGGFGVIYYGRDRLFDKPVAIKAIPPELIGEARYIDIFQAESLAIARLNHRNIVRIYDIRRGEGGQFYIIMEYVDGIDLGKLIRASRKEPALLPPYLAAYIVAEICAGLDYAHTRRDPDTHQPLHLVHQDISPGNIMLNRLGEVKIIDFGLAGARRHQADNHRKNEVVVQGKLTYLAPEQVNGSGSLDQRADLFSLGVVFYEALTGQRLFKEQDAETMIRHLRNGEWDLSLLAENRVPAALIKIVEKAIQREPSQRFQSANQMYMELMSYLSQHAPALDYAMELANAVARVAPAQESRAASGADSESGRLGGFAGFEEMPAADPHAGEATTLNDVFTAEGGDDRGFEATPRNRSTAQQPRSSNTAQDEFEWRSGTTQRDFPEELELTPEPEDVEQRAKGGSEPQDVAFYKVIAEEEEEEEVRTIIDVIRLSARSHKKTIFLSVGGVLAAFLLFTLVDTFTRWTAWGASIYDFLFPPAIRLVSFPPNAQVYLDDRLLPKTTPLAIEKISPGVHKLTLTLPRFEPITRSIQVAPQGRASIIGEGPRDQNLPYVFRFKTVLEISSKPEGAEVYLNNVKYTQLTPCRVVWEVGDPLEIEMRKEGLSPLRGFTLNTLEGIETITDRRLWRFQRIEEQREHYALEGIFAKAITITSVPDHAEIYVNDGTSPMGMTGYSSELLLATGSHTITLQKPGFLPKSFSITVDANTPSTYHEVLSRVVRIFAKDGSDPGDNDIGARVVELISGGQRVRTRSTTPCELTLLPYTYTAILSKEGYQDYTLTIPPTGNIAIARMEGERIEVEVVVQDEQTEAPLSGVQISYQPLTQPNAVPAFFGQTEENGTAVNKLAPGQYRFRVKKFGYRLAVKELKVSATNKRLVFKLQSVS